The genome window TTTGGAACCATGAAGGATTCTCGTGATGGACAGGAATATAAGACGGTCCGTATCGGCAATCAGGTCTGGATGGCTGAAAACCTGAACTATGCCGCCGAGGGTAGCCGTTGCTATGGCGATGACAAGAAGAATTGTGAAAAGTATGGACGCTTGTATAACTGGGACATTGCCTTGGATACGACGAGCGAAGGATGTGGCGTAAATTTCAATAGATGTACCTTGAAGAGTGATTTTTATCCCCGTCAAGGTGTGTGCCCCGATGGATGGCATTTGCCAGATCTTGGAGAATGGGATGACCTTATAGAATATACTGATGATGATGTTGACGGAGAAACTTTTGGATTCAGTTTGCAGTCGTATTATTGGGACGATGATTGGGAAAAGCAGTATGGCACGGACAAGTTTGGATTCAATGCCAAGTCTGCAGGCATGTTTGATGGCGAAAAATATGTAGGATTGGATTCCGCGGCTATTTTCTGGACGTCGTCAAAAATAGTAGACGTTATTATGAATGGTGCCATCACTACCTTGAACTATGTGATGTTGGAGAAAAAATCTTCTGGGATTACAAGGTCTCGAGGTGGCGATGTTGAATGGGGGCTCTCTGTCCGCTGCGTCAAGGGGACGGGCACGAAGAGGACGAATTCGGAAGAATCCTCTTCCAGCGTCGCATCTTCGAGTTCGGTTTATAACCCGTTTGTGTATGTTGATCCGGCAGATTCAATCAGGAATTTGCCTAGCGGGTTTGAATTCTTGAGCGCTTATAAAAAGCTAGGGTATATGAACTTTGAAAATGGCAAACAAGAAGTCTGGTTCTTGAATTCGAAATATTCTACTTCGTCCTTTGTTAGGGATACGATGGCGGAAAATCTTGTCAATACCTTGGGTACGCTGGGATATGCTTTTGATGGCGCCGTCTTTAATGATTCCGTGTCGCCAATATATGAAGATACTTCCTATATCTATTCGTTACATGAGGGCAATGATGTCTACAAGGTTGCCTTAACCCTAGTCAATGAAGGTGGTGTGACAGTGGGCAATTACTCCATAGACGTAAAGGTGGTTATTCTCAAAGATGGATTTGAGGAACTCCCTACGGCCGACAAGACTTCATTGCGCTTTGAATCAGATATACCGGAAGAACTATCTTTTGTACAAAGTTATATTTCGTCAAAGGATTTGGTTTCTTGGGATGACGATTCGCTCACAACATTCTGGTATGCTCGCCATGGAACCACTTTCGTCACGACGCAAATGACGCAAGAATATGTTTGGGATGCAGTGAAAGAAGAGGCTGCTAAAGATAGTTTGGAAATCATGAGGAAGGTCTTAGTTGAAAATGGCTTTAATTTTGTAAAATCAGATTCAATAGCCCAAAGTGAATTTATCAGTAAGAGTGCTTATAAGCGGTATGCCTATACGAACGATGGTTTGATTCGACGTCATTTTTACGAAAAGGAAACGTCGGTTGCAAAATACGAGATTGTAGTCTATGTTGGCTCGAGTTGTTCAATTCTGGGGGCTAGCTATCGGTATGAGTATGGCTATTCTATTGAAATCCATACTCAATACAAGAACAAACCCGAATAGATATTCGCTAGGAGGAGAATGAGAAGGGGCCCGCCTGTCATGGTGGGTCTTTTTGTATTCCAGGAATACAGGTGTATTCTACAAATTGTCTAAATTTCTACAATATAAACATAAATAGTAAAATCTGAACAAAAATGACTATTTTGTGTTCCGTAGCAAAATGAAAAGTCTATATTTGTACTCAAGAAGGAAATTTGAGGAGAGGGTTGTTGACGAGTATAAAGAGGAGGTTGGCTAGGAGTAAATTCCCTTGCAATGGGGGTTCAAGGGAAAAAGCCTCGCGGAAAAATCCGCGGGGTCTTTTTATAACTAGTCGTGTTTGGTCACGTGTCCTTGGAATACGAAATTGTGTTCTATTTTGCTTAAATTTTTAAAATTTTTGACAAAAATGGTAAATTTTAAAAGTAAATCGTAGATTTGTGTTCTAAATCATCAAAAATTGTCTATATTTGTGACCATGAAGGAGATTGTAGAATATACCGATTATCGTAAGTTCATTCAGGACTATTACGATGAACGCAAGCGTACTTCGGCGTTTACCTGGCGAGACTTCGCTCGAGATGCGGGGTTTTCGTCGGCGGTTTACCTGAAGTATGTTTGCGAAGGCAAAAAGAACCTGAGTGTTGGTGCTGCGGGTTCTGTTGCAGCCGCAATGGGGCTTGCCGGTTTTGAACATACTTACTTTGTCTTGATGGTCTCGTACGCTCACGCAAAAAACGACGAGTCGAAACGGGCTGCGTTCGAAGAACGTTGCGCTCTGGCGAGAGCACATAAAGTAAGGGTGCTTGGGGTCGAGGAGTTCAATTATTTTAAATCGTGGAAAAATGCGGTGCTGCGAGAACTTGCGCCAAATATGCCCGGTGCAAAGCCGCTAGAAATGGCTCATGCGATAAAGCCCGCGATAACCGCTGCCGAAGTCACGGAGACGCTCGACTTTTTGGTGCGGGCAAAGCTCTTGAAAAAAGACAAAAACGGAAATTACCAGCAGACGGACAAGGCGATTTCGATGGGCTCTGTAGACGCCGTGCCTGTGGCTGCCCGCGATTTGCAGCGCCAGATGGGCGAATTCGCCGTAAAGGCAATTAATTTACCGCTTTCGGAACGCGACATGTCGGGCCTTACCATGGGCCTCACCCGTAAATCTTACGAACGGATTCGTAAGGAACTCGCAGATTGCCGCCGCCGAATTATCGCGATTGCCTCGGAAGACGACGAGACGGAACAGGTTTACCGATTGAATTTGCAACTGTTCCCGCTGAGTGAACCTTTGGCAAAAGAAAGCAAGACTTCAGTTAAGAAGGAAGGAGACAATGAAAAATAACTTGTGCAAGATGACCAAGAAAAACTTGGCCTTTGCTTCTGCATTTATAGGCATGTCGCTCTTTGCTGCATGCTCCAGTACTGATGACAAGGGCGTTGCAGGCGGCGTCTCGGAAGATGCCGGCTTTGTGGCACTCAAAGATGTCGAGGTTGCAGGCGTTGCCCAGAAGGGGCCGTTCGTGAAGGGAGCTACCGTGACGGTGCAGGGGATTGACTGTAAGACCATGGAACTTTCGGACGAAATTTTTGAAACCGAAGTCAAGAGCGATAAGGGCGACTTTGCCGTTGACAGTATGTCTTTTGCGTCGACGTGCGCTTTGTTCGAAGTTTCGGGCAAATATTTTAACGAATTGACCGGCAAAAAGTCCAAGAACGCGGTTACGATCCGTGCGATTACCGATTTGAAGGATCGCAAGAACGTGAATGTCAACATGCTTACGCAGTTGGAATACGAACGCGTGAAGCACCTTGTTGCAAAAAAGAGCAAGTCTTTTGCCGATGCAAAAACTCAGGCGCAAAAGGAAGTCCTTGCTGCATTTGATATCAAGGGTGAATTTGACGAATCGGAAGAGTTGAATGTCTTTAAATCCGGTAACGGAAACGCAGCACTCCTCGCCGTAAGCGTGATGATGCAGTCCGGAACAGATGCAGATGGGCTTGCCAAGCGTCTTGACAAGTTCAACGATTCCTTTGCCGAAAGCGGCAAGTGGAAAGATTCTACGACCAAGGCCAAAATTGCTGAATGGGCCGCCTCTGTCGCCGCAGACGGCAAGCTTGATTCCATTCGCAAGAATATCGAAGGCCTGGATTACGTTGACGAAGTTCCCGCGTTCGAAAAGTACATTCCCGCTGTAGAACCCGCTGATTCGACCGAAGAAGAATCTTCTTCTAGCGATGAATCTTCGTCTTCTGTCGAAGTATCGTCTTCCAGTGACGTCGTTACGAGTTCCGAAAGCGAGCCTAAGATTGA of uncultured Fibrobacter sp. contains these proteins:
- a CDS encoding fibrobacter succinogenes major paralogous domain-containing protein, producing MKRNQIIGCLAIGAMFWACSSSDSDSMDLGGGASGDAGVTAVVDWEVAGVSQKGPFVTGSAVTVQELDGITLKQTGKSFKGSIKSDKGDFAIKDINLESQYAILEASGYYRDEISGKKSSGMVTLRALTDLSNRKTVNINLLTHLEYERVLYLVNKKKMSIADAKAQAEEEVLSSFAINGDFGESEDLNIFESGDGNAALLAVSVLMQGDADVAGLTERMGEFGISLAEGGRWDDADTKTAIADWACDIDLKGSLSKVRKNVEDWKYADTVPAFEKYVTNFWWDNYGLGVCNDKRENETKRNINKLSNLYNEYFVCEKGRWHIPGDEPLSSSSVEDASESSSSSPAGVSSSSSVQNPSGISFGTMKDSRDGQEYKTVRIGNQVWMAENLNYAAEGSRCYGDDKKNCEKYGRLYNWDIALDTTSEGCGVNFNRCTLKSDFYPRQGVCPDGWHLPDLGEWDDLIEYTDDDVDGETFGFSLQSYYWDDDWEKQYGTDKFGFNAKSAGMFDGEKYVGLDSAAIFWTSSKIVDVIMNGAITTLNYVMLEKKSSGITRSRGGDVEWGLSVRCVKGTGTKRTNSEESSSSVASSSSVYNPFVYVDPADSIRNLPSGFEFLSAYKKLGYMNFENGKQEVWFLNSKYSTSSFVRDTMAENLVNTLGTLGYAFDGAVFNDSVSPIYEDTSYIYSLHEGNDVYKVALTLVNEGGVTVGNYSIDVKVVILKDGFEELPTADKTSLRFESDIPEELSFVQSYISSKDLVSWDDDSLTTFWYARHGTTFVTTQMTQEYVWDAVKEEAAKDSLEIMRKVLVENGFNFVKSDSIAQSEFISKSAYKRYAYTNDGLIRRHFYEKETSVAKYEIVVYVGSSCSILGASYRYEYGYSIEIHTQYKNKPE
- a CDS encoding TIGR02147 family protein → MKEIVEYTDYRKFIQDYYDERKRTSAFTWRDFARDAGFSSAVYLKYVCEGKKNLSVGAAGSVAAAMGLAGFEHTYFVLMVSYAHAKNDESKRAAFEERCALARAHKVRVLGVEEFNYFKSWKNAVLRELAPNMPGAKPLEMAHAIKPAITAAEVTETLDFLVRAKLLKKDKNGNYQQTDKAISMGSVDAVPVAARDLQRQMGEFAVKAINLPLSERDMSGLTMGLTRKSYERIRKELADCRRRIIAIASEDDETEQVYRLNLQLFPLSEPLAKESKTSVKKEGDNEK